In Clostridium sporogenes, one genomic interval encodes:
- a CDS encoding sensor histidine kinase, which translates to MSILNMIEKGLSLILYIIDFYILYIVFKRFLGFKIKPQYIIIAMLIIPNVPFFIVEKFNIESIYQWIPAAIYFFSFSLIFCNGTCFKKIIVTIIYNCFNEIFQYITVPLIFMSNYIYISNLPYQTEQIKGIVNQIFLIISRFLYILILNFILENCWIDDRLKDFKYTLLFVIPNVFIVALLCEYFKLYYKNNNVNNSLFNNIKMLGFASMALVCAVFTVITLDRLIKENVMRQKELLLRQQFNMQTEHYKNLQIQSKNTRAFKHDINNHLVCIKNLIADGDIKSTEVYLKKITKSLESLNLKVNTGNPFADAVISEKYNISIDKNIDFKCNVKISANIKIDSFDLCVILGNALDNAIEACEKITDKSIKKYIHITSIVNKSFIVFEIKNSMEGYINKDYVLTDKVDNINHGLGLLNIESITNKYCGTTYIESSENMFVLNIMLQVL; encoded by the coding sequence GTGTCTATTTTAAATATGATAGAAAAAGGACTATCTTTAATTTTATACATAATAGACTTTTATATATTATACATAGTATTTAAAAGATTTTTAGGTTTTAAAATAAAGCCTCAATATATAATTATAGCAATGCTTATAATACCTAATGTCCCTTTTTTTATTGTAGAGAAATTTAATATAGAAAGTATCTATCAGTGGATACCAGCAGCTATATACTTTTTTTCATTTTCCTTAATATTTTGTAATGGGACGTGCTTTAAAAAAATTATAGTTACTATAATCTATAATTGTTTCAATGAGATTTTTCAGTATATAACAGTACCTTTGATTTTTATGTCAAATTATATTTATATATCAAATTTACCTTATCAGACAGAACAGATAAAGGGAATAGTAAACCAGATATTTTTAATTATTTCACGGTTTCTATATATTCTAATACTTAATTTTATATTAGAAAATTGCTGGATTGATGATAGGCTTAAAGATTTTAAATATACGCTATTGTTTGTAATTCCTAATGTGTTTATAGTAGCTTTACTATGTGAATATTTTAAGCTTTATTACAAAAATAATAATGTAAATAATTCATTATTTAATAATATAAAAATGCTGGGATTTGCATCTATGGCTTTAGTTTGCGCAGTGTTTACAGTAATAACTTTAGATAGGCTTATAAAAGAAAATGTCATGAGACAGAAAGAATTGTTGTTAAGACAGCAATTTAATATGCAAACAGAGCATTATAAAAATTTGCAGATACAATCTAAAAATACTAGAGCATTTAAGCATGACATAAATAATCATTTGGTTTGTATTAAAAATTTAATTGCAGATGGTGATATAAAAAGTACAGAGGTGTATTTAAAAAAAATAACAAAGTCATTAGAAAGTCTTAATTTAAAAGTAAATACAGGAAACCCCTTTGCTGATGCTGTTATAAGTGAAAAATATAATATTAGCATAGATAAAAATATAGATTTTAAGTGTAATGTAAAAATATCAGCTAATATAAAAATTGATTCTTTTGATCTATGTGTAATACTTGGTAATGCATTAGATAACGCAATAGAGGCTTGTGAAAAAATTACAGATAAGAGCATAAAAAAATATATACATATAACAAGTATTGTGAATAAGTCATTTATAGTATTTGAAATAAAGAATAGCATGGAAGGCTATATAAATAAAGATTATGTGCTTACAGATAAAGTTGATAATATAAATCATGGATTGGGACTTTTAAATATTGAAAGTATTACTAACAAGTATTGTGGAACTACTTATATTGAAAGCAGTGAGAATATGTTTGTGCTAAATATTATGCTCCAAGTTTTATAA
- a CDS encoding helix-turn-helix domain-containing protein, translating to MKHKFHINTKQGCSSMIMQYSSIRTQFATIRDSMNFSDEKEIIYDIKPQYGKGCIKFYKLMGNVMLIIYDTIFNHDMITEFDLSEEYFEIEYCVDGCLNIHEDKVGNMCLSKNELSISMSRETCGKVINCAGQKYQGISITTEKSAIASYFGSCGIELWEDTIEELENELRNQYYQGINVSPEIANIFLQIFNCSLPEKSKILFFESKVMEILSKIVSYEILGTNKINQLQLDEFEINQIKKIPEVLMKNLYELPTVNILSKQLAINKNKLAKGFKAIYGDTIFRYHRKTCLERAAILLLDTDKSINEIALDVGYSNPSNFCYAFKKEFGVTPLQYKDDSLKLVN from the coding sequence ATGAAACATAAATTTCATATAAATACGAAACAAGGATGTTCATCAATGATTATGCAATATTCATCAATACGTACCCAATTCGCAACAATACGAGATTCTATGAATTTTAGTGATGAAAAAGAAATTATATATGATATAAAGCCCCAATATGGTAAAGGCTGTATAAAATTTTATAAACTTATGGGAAATGTGATGCTTATAATTTATGATACAATATTTAATCATGATATGATAACAGAATTTGACTTATCGGAAGAGTATTTTGAAATAGAATATTGTGTTGATGGTTGCTTAAATATTCATGAAGATAAAGTAGGAAATATGTGTCTTTCTAAAAATGAACTTTCCATATCAATGTCCCGTGAAACTTGCGGAAAGGTGATTAATTGTGCAGGTCAGAAATATCAAGGTATTTCAATTACTACTGAAAAATCAGCTATAGCATCATATTTTGGTAGCTGTGGGATTGAACTATGGGAGGACACGATAGAGGAATTAGAGAATGAACTTAGAAATCAGTATTATCAAGGAATAAATGTTTCTCCTGAAATTGCAAACATATTTTTACAAATATTTAATTGCAGTTTACCAGAAAAATCGAAAATTTTATTTTTTGAAAGTAAGGTAATGGAAATATTATCAAAGATAGTATCCTATGAAATTCTAGGGACAAATAAAATAAATCAATTGCAGCTGGATGAATTTGAAATTAATCAGATAAAAAAGATACCAGAGGTGTTAATGAAGAATCTATATGAGCTTCCAACAGTAAATATTTTATCGAAACAGTTAGCAATAAATAAGAATAAATTAGCAAAGGGATTTAAAGCAATATATGGTGATACTATATTCAGATATCACAGAAAAACGTGTCTGGAGCGTGCTGCTATATTATTATTAGATACCGACAAATCTATTAATGAAATTGCTCTTGATGTAGGATATTCAAATCCAAGTAATTTTTGTTATGCTTTTAAAAAGGAGTTTGGAGTAACCCCTTTGCAATATAAAGATGATTCCTTAAAACTTGTAAATTAA
- a CDS encoding FecCD family ABC transporter permease, whose translation MLQTGKVGVAKYNTVNYEGTSKRRSLFTAIIIGLVTILILSIIISVSIGQVSIPFSQSYRILIYKLTGLQTGNLDQFMNGMFEEIIWQIRFPRVLLAMIAGIGLTLCGVVMQASVQNPLADPYILGISSGASLGATFSIMIGFGVAGTFGELGVAFWAFIGAFGAGALVMGLASIGGKMSSIKLVLAGTVINALCNAISSFIVYFAKDAEGIRSVTFWTMGSLTSAQWGKLPIITIIVMLAVVLFLSQARIMNTMMMGEETAVTLGINLNFYRRLYMVISVAVTGVIVATCGIIGFVGLIVPHIVRSIVGSDNKLLLPTSILFSAIFLIWADIFARTIIPNGELPIGIITSLLGAPVFMYMLVKKSYGFGGK comes from the coding sequence ATGTTACAAACAGGAAAAGTAGGAGTAGCAAAATATAATACAGTGAATTATGAAGGTACTTCTAAGAGACGTTCTCTGTTTACTGCAATAATTATTGGGTTAGTTACTATCCTTATATTATCTATCATAATTTCAGTATCAATAGGACAAGTATCTATTCCATTCAGCCAATCTTATAGAATATTAATCTATAAATTAACTGGATTACAAACTGGTAATTTAGATCAATTTATGAATGGAATGTTTGAGGAGATTATTTGGCAAATTCGTTTTCCTAGAGTGTTATTAGCTATGATTGCAGGAATTGGGCTTACATTATGTGGTGTAGTTATGCAGGCTTCTGTACAAAATCCTTTAGCTGATCCTTATATATTAGGAATTTCGTCTGGTGCTTCATTAGGAGCAACATTTTCAATTATGATTGGATTTGGTGTTGCAGGGACTTTTGGTGAACTTGGAGTTGCTTTTTGGGCATTTATTGGCGCATTTGGTGCTGGGGCTTTAGTTATGGGGCTTGCCAGTATTGGTGGAAAAATGTCCTCTATAAAATTAGTACTCGCTGGAACTGTTATCAATGCTTTATGCAATGCAATTTCAAGTTTTATTGTTTATTTTGCTAAGGATGCAGAGGGAATTCGTTCTGTAACATTTTGGACTATGGGAAGTCTAACCTCTGCACAGTGGGGAAAGCTTCCTATTATTACTATCATTGTAATGTTAGCTGTGGTGTTATTTTTATCCCAGGCAAGAATAATGAATACTATGATGATGGGAGAAGAGACGGCAGTTACTTTGGGAATAAACCTTAATTTTTATAGAAGACTTTATATGGTGATTTCAGTTGCAGTAACAGGTGTTATAGTAGCAACTTGTGGGATTATAGGATTTGTGGGGTTAATTGTTCCTCATATTGTTAGAAGTATTGTTGGCTCGGATAACAAACTACTTTTACCAACAAGTATCCTATTTAGTGCAATATTTTTAATCTGGGCAGATATTTTTGCTAGAACAATTATTCCAAATGGAGAACTACCAATTGGCATTATTACATCTCTTCTTGGAGCACCTGTGTTTATGTACATGCTAGTAAAGAAAAGTTATGGATTTGGAGGTAAGTAA
- a CDS encoding ABC transporter ATP-binding protein encodes MNLKVDNIFVTLSGRKIVKDISLQVDNGKFVGIIGPNGCGKSTLLKSIYKVINPEKGSVFLGEKDVLKSKAKSVSKEMGVVGQFNDLSFDFSVYDMVMMGRTPHKNLMEPDNKEDYEIVHNALKKVNLTTYSDRSYLTLSGGEKQRVILARAIAQEPKFLILDEPTNHLDIKYQLQIFSIVKSLKIGVLAALHDLSMAATYCDILYVVKNGEIVTYGKPNQILTKGLIKSVYEIDCEIYTNPITGEMAIAYKMPKY; translated from the coding sequence TTGAATTTAAAAGTAGACAATATATTTGTTACTTTATCAGGAAGAAAAATTGTAAAGGATATTTCTCTACAGGTCGATAATGGAAAATTTGTTGGGATTATTGGACCAAACGGATGCGGAAAATCAACTTTATTAAAAAGCATATATAAAGTAATAAACCCCGAAAAAGGATCTGTTTTTTTAGGAGAGAAGGATGTTTTAAAATCAAAAGCTAAATCAGTCTCAAAAGAGATGGGTGTCGTTGGACAGTTTAATGATTTGAGTTTTGATTTTTCTGTTTACGATATGGTTATGATGGGAAGAACACCTCATAAGAATTTAATGGAGCCTGATAATAAAGAGGATTATGAAATTGTGCATAATGCTTTGAAAAAGGTGAATTTAACTACATATTCTGATAGAAGCTACCTAACTCTTTCAGGTGGAGAAAAACAAAGGGTCATATTAGCTAGAGCTATAGCGCAGGAGCCAAAGTTTTTAATTCTAGACGAACCAACAAATCACTTAGACATTAAATATCAACTCCAAATTTTTTCTATTGTAAAATCATTAAAAATAGGCGTATTGGCGGCATTGCATGACTTATCAATGGCAGCTACATATTGTGATATTTTGTATGTAGTAAAGAATGGAGAAATAGTAACCTATGGAAAGCCAAATCAGATTTTGACTAAAGGGCTTATAAAATCAGTATATGAAATTGACTGTGAGATATATACCAATCCTATAACGGGAGAAATGGCTATTGCTTATAAAATGCCTAAATATTAA
- a CDS encoding ABC transporter substrate-binding protein: protein MLKKCVTLFIGFIFILGMVGCSQSIKKHNGKGETIDEQEQKENKSKSNYPVNIKVYTDEGKEIVQTIEKEPKRVVIMGQSMAELMIKFGLQDKVVGVGYLDKSFSKYDSQISKMPIIAKTWPSKEAIIALKPDIIYSMSSAFKEDRVGDISFWNDRGIPVLPAVNFTIGRSIDEYFKDIKNFGLAFNIENETNKYLKEQKERINKVKEVAKKAKTTPNVLLVASAGRENYDYYPPSGCIIDEVIEDAGGKYIELSKDSYMEMSIESIIAANPEKIIITEFQGSDREKIKNKILSNKRLQNVTAIKTGNVMVVDYTNAIRGSLELSDLYEDVAKFIHPELFGGN, encoded by the coding sequence ATGTTAAAAAAGTGTGTAACATTATTTATAGGATTTATTTTTATTTTAGGGATGGTAGGATGCTCTCAATCTATAAAAAAACACAATGGGAAAGGTGAAACCATAGATGAACAAGAGCAAAAAGAAAATAAATCTAAAAGTAATTATCCTGTAAATATTAAGGTTTATACTGATGAGGGAAAAGAGATAGTACAAACCATAGAAAAAGAGCCTAAGAGAGTGGTGATAATGGGACAATCTATGGCTGAATTAATGATTAAATTTGGATTACAAGATAAAGTTGTCGGGGTAGGATATCTTGATAAATCTTTTTCAAAATATGATAGTCAAATATCTAAAATGCCAATTATTGCAAAAACGTGGCCTTCTAAAGAAGCAATAATTGCTTTGAAACCTGATATTATTTATTCTATGTCTTCAGCCTTTAAAGAAGATAGGGTAGGTGACATTTCCTTTTGGAATGATAGAGGTATTCCAGTTCTTCCAGCGGTAAATTTTACGATAGGACGAAGCATTGATGAATACTTTAAGGATATTAAGAATTTTGGATTAGCTTTTAACATTGAAAATGAGACAAATAAGTATTTAAAAGAACAAAAGGAGAGAATAAATAAAGTTAAAGAAGTAGCTAAAAAAGCGAAAACTACCCCAAATGTATTACTTGTAGCAAGCGCTGGACGTGAAAATTATGATTATTATCCGCCATCAGGATGCATCATCGATGAAGTAATTGAAGATGCAGGTGGAAAATATATAGAATTATCAAAGGATTCATATATGGAGATGTCAATTGAGTCAATTATTGCTGCAAATCCAGAAAAAATAATTATAACTGAGTTCCAAGGGTCTGATAGGGAAAAGATAAAAAATAAAATACTTTCTAATAAAAGACTTCAAAATGTTACTGCAATAAAGACAGGTAATGTGATGGTTGTAGACTACACCAATGCAATACGTGGAAGCCTTGAACTTTCAGATTTGTATGAAGATGTTGCAAAATTCATTCATCCTGAATTATTTGGAGGAAATTAG